A single genomic interval of Mucilaginibacter boryungensis harbors:
- a CDS encoding chloride channel protein, with the protein MSDYKKLKKFHSFFKFKRDFRANSIRNVKSYEIVLLWLRKFLTRTQFLILSGILVGITSGFAGVLLKSLVHYIHYLITAKFQFEQQIIFYIVFPVMGITLTALVGVIFFKKGHERKGIPAILYDIAQNSSMVPRVKMYSQIIQSALTIGLGGSAGLESPIAVTGSAIGSNFAKTYNLDYKDRTLLLAAGATAGIASAFNAPIAGIMFAFEILLTGVVFTDFIPLVVAAVCGSLVSRIVLKEEILFQFTARHAFNYKNIPFYLVLALGCGLYARYFVVTSQWVEHQIKRLNLRPLQKAIIGGGILSLLCLLVPPLFGEGYQTIKALTNGHIKEIVGVSFLKYFDYRAWFVLLFLGFICLLKAFATSVTIFSGGCGGNFAPSLFAGGVFGYFIAVLCTQLGIQDVPTTNMILVGMAGVMSGVLYAPLTAIFLIAESSSGYDLFIPLMIVSVISYLIAKRFSPISPELKKLAEEGQIFTREHDKNLLSLMHTYDLVDKDIQVIDKHATFNELITLIKTGKRNIIAVVNKTGGLEGIIRLEDVRPVMFNKELYESLDVQKIMITPPAVIDLNDDVRDIIKIFDETGTWNLPVIATGNFVGFISKSAILNRYRELLKEYST; encoded by the coding sequence GTGAGCGACTATAAGAAATTAAAAAAATTCCATAGCTTTTTTAAATTTAAAAGGGATTTCAGGGCCAACAGTATCCGTAACGTGAAAAGTTACGAGATTGTATTGCTTTGGTTGCGTAAGTTTCTTACACGTACCCAGTTTTTGATCTTATCGGGTATACTAGTAGGTATTACATCTGGCTTTGCAGGTGTATTGCTAAAAAGCCTTGTACATTATATTCATTATCTCATCACCGCCAAATTTCAGTTCGAGCAGCAAATTATTTTTTACATAGTTTTCCCTGTAATGGGTATAACACTTACTGCGCTGGTAGGTGTCATATTTTTTAAAAAAGGCCACGAACGGAAAGGGATACCCGCCATACTGTATGATATAGCGCAAAATTCAAGTATGGTGCCCCGGGTAAAAATGTATTCTCAAATTATTCAAAGCGCCCTCACAATTGGTTTAGGCGGCTCAGCAGGGTTAGAAAGCCCTATAGCAGTCACCGGTTCGGCCATTGGTTCTAACTTTGCCAAAACCTACAACCTTGATTATAAGGATCGCACCCTTTTATTGGCTGCGGGGGCCACAGCCGGTATTGCATCGGCTTTTAACGCACCTATAGCGGGTATTATGTTTGCCTTCGAGATTTTGCTTACCGGGGTAGTATTTACCGATTTTATTCCGCTGGTAGTGGCCGCTGTATGCGGCAGCCTTGTTTCGCGTATTGTTTTAAAGGAGGAAATATTATTTCAGTTTACCGCCAGGCATGCTTTTAACTATAAAAACATTCCATTTTATCTGGTATTGGCATTGGGCTGTGGGTTATACGCGCGTTATTTTGTGGTAACATCGCAATGGGTTGAGCACCAGATTAAAAGATTAAACTTACGCCCCTTACAAAAGGCTATTATTGGCGGCGGCATCCTTTCTCTGTTATGCCTGTTGGTCCCGCCTTTATTTGGCGAAGGTTATCAAACTATAAAGGCCCTTACCAATGGACATATTAAAGAAATTGTCGGCGTCAGCTTCCTTAAATATTTTGATTATCGCGCCTGGTTTGTGTTGCTTTTTCTGGGTTTTATTTGTTTGTTAAAGGCTTTTGCAACATCTGTAACCATTTTTAGTGGTGGCTGCGGGGGTAATTTTGCCCCATCGCTATTTGCCGGCGGTGTATTTGGTTATTTTATTGCAGTGTTATGTACGCAGTTAGGTATACAGGATGTGCCCACTACCAATATGATATTGGTTGGAATGGCCGGCGTAATGAGTGGTGTGTTATATGCCCCGCTTACGGCTATATTCCTGATAGCTGAATCCAGTTCGGGGTATGATCTGTTTATCCCGCTGATGATTGTCTCTGTAATTTCCTACCTGATCGCCAAACGGTTTTCACCAATATCGCCCGAGTTAAAAAAACTTGCCGAAGAAGGCCAGATATTTACCCGCGAACACGACAAAAATTTACTATCGTTAATGCATACCTATGATCTGGTTGATAAAGATATACAGGTAATTGATAAACACGCTACGTTTAACGAATTGATAACCCTGATAAAAACAGGTAAACGAAATATTATTGCAGTAGTTAATAAAACAGGTGGATTAGAAGGTATTATCCGGCTTGAGGATGTGAGACCTGTGATGTTCAATAAGGAACTGTACGAAAGCCTCGACGTACAAAAAATTATGATCACCCCTCCCGCTGTGATCGATTTAAACGACGACGTGCGTGATATTATAAAGATATTTGATGAAACAGGTACCTGGAATTTACCGGTGATTGCAACAGGTAACTTTGTGGGCTTTATTTCAAAGTCGGCTATACTGAACCGCTACCGGGAGTTACTTAAGGAATACTCAACTTAA
- a CDS encoding toxin-antitoxin system YwqK family antitoxin, with protein MKIIFFTICTLLLSLSTLAQETLLQAQKLTKDIVLIYNVLKDNKQIKDGLFQARYQKSKALASGLYRNDKRVGVWHFFDKQGTLTQNFDYDNNRLTYEAPDDSNFTYVIDKDFKQTDTVTKPIRIGGRCYGYIPYLLLFQKPADLLYYDRESISVTLELLISPAGNLADYTIHLSGFEYKNDLNVNINLLNAEDKIFVPATMNGEQIASRILVRCKMDNIGRLVL; from the coding sequence GTGAAAATTATTTTCTTTACCATCTGCACCTTATTATTGTCTTTGTCAACCCTGGCCCAGGAAACCCTTTTGCAGGCACAAAAACTAACTAAGGATATTGTATTAATATACAATGTGTTAAAGGATAATAAACAAATAAAGGATGGATTGTTCCAGGCCAGGTATCAAAAAAGCAAAGCATTGGCCAGCGGGCTTTATAGAAATGATAAACGAGTGGGCGTTTGGCATTTTTTTGACAAGCAGGGCACATTGACACAAAATTTTGACTATGACAACAACAGGCTAACCTATGAGGCCCCGGACGATAGTAATTTCACCTATGTAATAGATAAAGATTTTAAACAAACCGATACGGTCACCAAACCCATTAGAATTGGTGGTAGATGCTATGGTTATATCCCTTACTTATTACTTTTTCAGAAACCGGCAGACTTATTGTATTATGATAGAGAATCCATTTCAGTTACGCTTGAACTTTTGATAAGCCCGGCCGGGAACCTGGCCGATTACACTATACACCTGTCAGGATTTGAGTATAAGAATGATTTAAATGTGAATATCAACTTACTTAATGCCGAAGATAAAATATTCGTCCCTGCTACCATGAATGGAGAACAAATTGCATCGCGGATCCTTGTCCGATGTAAGATGGACAATATCGGCAGATTAGTACTTTAG
- a CDS encoding acyl-CoA thioesterase, translating into MIPSYANFGGKIHGGILLSLMDKVAYVCAAKHAGNYCVTASIDTVNFLEPVEVGELVSLMASVNYVGRTSLVVGIRVISENVKTNVIKHTNTSYFTMVAKNEQNKPVEVPGLILENQEQVRRFEEARRRKEEKQNTIDKARQNNQEMDLDECKQNLKGERCVIQINKARKK; encoded by the coding sequence ATGATCCCTTCATATGCCAATTTTGGCGGGAAGATACATGGGGGTATCCTGCTGTCATTAATGGATAAGGTAGCTTATGTATGCGCCGCTAAACATGCTGGTAATTACTGTGTTACAGCATCTATCGATACCGTTAACTTTTTGGAGCCTGTTGAGGTTGGCGAATTGGTATCACTTATGGCATCGGTAAATTATGTAGGCAGAACATCGCTGGTGGTAGGCATCAGAGTGATATCTGAAAACGTAAAAACCAATGTGATAAAACATACCAACACCAGCTATTTTACCATGGTTGCTAAAAACGAACAAAATAAGCCTGTGGAAGTACCCGGCCTTATATTGGAAAATCAGGAACAGGTGAGGCGGTTTGAAGAAGCCCGCCGGCGTAAGGAGGAAAAACAAAATACCATAGACAAGGCCAGGCAAAATAACCAGGAAATGGATTTAGATGAATGTAAACAGAACCTTAAAGGTGAACGTTGCGTAATACAAATTAATAAAGCACGAAAAAAATAA
- a CDS encoding tetratricopeptide repeat-containing sensor histidine kinase, with translation MKLWLGLFLLVSFSFHAFPAAKKDSIPVASDIATIKLLLQKSRLLVLKDPDAARKIAEQALVYSKRIKYDLGVGNSFNIIGVSYWVQSFLPVSQFYLTLAVPYLKTDKLALSSCYRNIARNYTELKNFNTAAHFFDLALKLAGNDIAGKAEIYTEYTSLCNAEGDFKKGLRYIDTAFKYSRLTKNDNLIGILYSRLGQIYLKQGRIDATERALDTCRQIALTLHNKRLRSVLMIDQSRLFVLKNNLLQATAYANKGYLLADTIGSPELKLRALNVLKEVYKKEGNLRQAMQMQGITNEIYKQIAILNNEKSLKLIKDYFVLNDKLNRIEQTNIDNNANEALIHTQHRTIALLVILLVIALTFMIVIFVYYKQKHQLNTKLQAQHKVLFEQKKLIEIQRTDLENVNKLKDKLLAIIGHDLRTPIASLTGITDMFANDYLTADEVKKLMLEIAPIVKGAELTLANLIDFAGNQIKGQNVSAIAINICEVTDEMQETFQHQLQHKNISLINNCDDSINVWVDPNHIKVIMRNLISNAIKFTNPNGRIIVTSKIKNGKVEICVDDNGVGMNAAEAEKLFMPNQHFSQRGTSGETGTGLGLLLCKELIELNKGELRVEAIAGQGCCFYFTLPLPLAASGR, from the coding sequence ATGAAGCTTTGGTTGGGTTTATTTTTACTGGTATCATTTTCGTTCCATGCTTTCCCTGCTGCGAAGAAGGATAGTATACCTGTGGCATCCGACATTGCCACCATAAAGTTACTTCTGCAAAAATCCCGCCTGTTAGTTTTAAAAGACCCGGATGCCGCACGGAAAATAGCTGAACAGGCATTGGTATATTCAAAAAGGATAAAGTACGACTTAGGTGTAGGCAACAGTTTTAATATTATTGGCGTAAGCTATTGGGTGCAATCTTTTTTGCCGGTAAGCCAGTTTTATTTAACCCTGGCAGTACCATACTTAAAAACCGACAAACTTGCATTATCAAGCTGTTACCGCAATATAGCACGTAATTATACCGAACTTAAGAACTTTAATACGGCCGCGCACTTTTTTGATCTGGCGCTTAAGTTAGCCGGTAACGATATAGCTGGTAAGGCCGAAATATATACTGAGTATACATCATTATGCAATGCGGAGGGCGATTTTAAAAAGGGCTTAAGATATATTGATACCGCGTTTAAATACAGCCGGCTTACTAAAAATGATAATTTAATAGGGATACTATATAGCCGGCTTGGTCAAATATATCTTAAACAAGGCCGGATTGATGCTACAGAACGTGCTTTAGATACCTGCAGACAAATAGCTTTAACCCTGCACAATAAACGCCTGCGATCGGTTTTAATGATAGATCAATCGCGGCTTTTTGTATTAAAAAATAATTTATTGCAAGCAACCGCTTATGCTAATAAGGGCTATTTGCTGGCCGATACGATAGGATCGCCGGAATTAAAATTACGGGCATTAAATGTTCTAAAAGAAGTTTATAAAAAGGAAGGAAATTTGCGGCAAGCCATGCAAATGCAAGGCATAACCAATGAAATATACAAGCAGATTGCTATTTTAAATAACGAGAAATCGCTTAAGCTTATTAAAGATTATTTTGTTTTGAATGATAAGCTTAACCGCATTGAACAGACCAATATTGATAACAACGCCAACGAAGCCCTGATACATACCCAGCACCGAACCATTGCGTTACTGGTAATATTATTAGTTATCGCCTTAACTTTTATGATAGTCATATTTGTTTATTATAAACAAAAGCATCAGTTAAACACAAAGTTACAGGCACAGCATAAGGTGCTTTTTGAGCAAAAAAAGCTAATAGAGATACAGCGTACCGATTTAGAAAACGTAAATAAATTAAAAGATAAACTGCTTGCCATTATTGGGCACGACCTGCGTACGCCAATTGCCAGTTTAACCGGTATAACCGATATGTTTGCAAACGATTATCTCACTGCAGACGAGGTAAAAAAATTAATGTTAGAAATTGCACCTATCGTAAAGGGGGCCGAATTAACCCTGGCTAACTTGATAGATTTTGCAGGAAATCAGATAAAAGGTCAGAATGTATCTGCTATTGCTATAAACATTTGCGAAGTAACTGATGAAATGCAGGAAACCTTTCAACATCAATTACAGCACAAAAATATTTCCTTAATTAATAATTGCGACGATTCAATCAATGTATGGGTCGATCCAAACCACATAAAGGTAATTATGCGCAATCTTATTAGTAATGCCATAAAATTTACTAATCCTAACGGTCGCATTATAGTTACCTCTAAAATTAAAAACGGCAAGGTGGAAATATGTGTAGACGATAATGGGGTAGGGATGAATGCTGCTGAAGCTGAAAAATTGTTTATGCCCAACCAGCATTTTTCGCAAAGGGGTACGTCGGGCGAAACTGGTACAGGCCTGGGTTTATTGCTTTGTAAGGAATTAATAGAACTAAATAAAGGCGAACTGAGGGTTGAGGCCATAGCAGGCCAGGGATGCTGTTTTTATTTTACGCTCCCTTTACCGCTTGCTGCTTCAGGGCGGTAA
- a CDS encoding fatty acid desaturase — protein sequence MTFLDSVLEVPSYGWKDKTGMLIKPSPKQIITEFFSRLNIFRDKKNWLSFMSWTMVLILAPCLFLFIFKFFTYKLLIAAFVYSMIVLGTHGTIWHHRYCTHRAYKFRNGFWRFFTQNLTIKIIPEEIYVISHHVHHAKSDQPGDPYNATGGFLYCFLADVNHQPIARTMDAKDYGRCVKLMKHTGVDVNTFAQYQKYGTLANPLRTVLSVVLSWSFWYFVFFLIGGHALACTLFGAAGVWAVGVRTFNYEGHGKGKDKRREGIDYNRDDMSVNQAWPGIVAGEWHNNHHLYPKSARSGFKPHQVDLAWYFIKTMNFFGAVSEYHDCKKRFYAEHLTVAPIPVPAIGVLADEPVTI from the coding sequence ATGACATTTTTAGATAGTGTGCTGGAGGTGCCTTCTTATGGATGGAAGGACAAAACAGGTATGTTGATTAAACCGTCCCCAAAACAAATCATTACCGAATTTTTTTCAAGATTGAACATTTTTCGCGATAAAAAAAACTGGCTTTCTTTTATGAGCTGGACCATGGTGTTAATATTAGCCCCATGCTTATTCCTTTTCATTTTTAAATTCTTCACTTATAAATTATTAATTGCAGCTTTTGTTTACAGCATGATAGTATTAGGCACACATGGTACCATTTGGCATCATCGTTATTGCACCCATCGTGCTTATAAGTTCCGCAATGGCTTTTGGCGTTTTTTTACACAAAATCTTACTATTAAGATCATACCCGAAGAAATTTATGTGATATCACATCATGTACACCATGCTAAATCAGATCAGCCGGGCGATCCGTATAACGCAACAGGCGGTTTTCTTTATTGCTTTTTGGCTGATGTTAATCATCAACCAATAGCCCGGACAATGGATGCTAAAGATTATGGCAGATGTGTTAAACTGATGAAGCATACGGGTGTAGATGTAAACACATTTGCTCAATATCAAAAATATGGAACGCTGGCCAACCCGCTGCGCACAGTTTTATCTGTTGTTTTAAGCTGGTCGTTCTGGTACTTTGTATTTTTTCTGATTGGCGGGCATGCGCTGGCTTGTACCTTATTTGGGGCAGCCGGTGTTTGGGCGGTAGGTGTACGTACGTTTAATTACGAAGGCCATGGCAAAGGCAAGGATAAACGCCGCGAGGGTATCGACTACAACCGTGATGATATGTCGGTTAACCAGGCCTGGCCGGGCATTGTAGCGGGCGAGTGGCATAATAACCACCATTTGTACCCGAAAAGCGCGCGTTCAGGCTTTAAACCACACCAGGTTGACCTGGCCTGGTATTTTATTAAAACCATGAATTTTTTTGGCGCGGTAAGTGAATATCACGATTGCAAGAAACGTTTTTACGCCGAGCATCTTACCGTGGCGCCGATTCCTGTTCCTGCGATAGGTGTTTTAGCTGATGAGCCGGTAACGATTTAA
- a CDS encoding SRPBCC domain-containing protein, whose product MKDYKKYYLLPATPEEIYTALTNPFTIELWTGEPAIMSTEPGSEFSMWDGSIVGKNIEFIENKKIVQQWYFDGQADASIVTIKLHPDKDGTSAELRHTNIPDEAFDDISEGWNDAYFGALAEFFEGI is encoded by the coding sequence GTGAAAGATTACAAAAAATATTACCTGCTTCCCGCAACTCCTGAGGAAATTTATACTGCGCTAACCAATCCGTTCACTATAGAATTATGGACAGGCGAACCGGCAATAATGTCTACCGAACCAGGCTCGGAATTTTCCATGTGGGATGGTAGTATTGTGGGTAAGAACATTGAGTTCATTGAAAACAAAAAGATAGTTCAGCAGTGGTATTTTGATGGCCAGGCCGATGCATCTATTGTAACCATTAAATTGCATCCGGACAAAGACGGAACATCTGCCGAACTGAGACATACCAATATACCTGATGAAGCTTTTGATGACATTAGTGAAGGCTGGAACGATGCTTATTTTGGTGCATTGGCTGAATTTTTTGAAGGGATATAA
- a CDS encoding acetate uptake transporter, with translation MIPTTPVPVKDGIANPAPLGLCAFGMTTVLLNLHNAGFFELNSMILAMGLFYGGLAQVVAGIIEAKKNNTFGLTAFTSYGFFWLSLVGLIVMPKLGWIDKTSGPAFSAYLAIWGLFTFLLFFGTLKLNRALQFVFATLTILFILLAIDKATGNESINHLAGYVGIVCGASAIYTGIANVLNEIYGRVVLPIGPVA, from the coding sequence ATGATCCCTACAACACCTGTACCTGTAAAGGATGGCATTGCTAATCCTGCGCCGCTTGGCCTGTGCGCCTTCGGCATGACCACTGTTTTACTTAATCTGCACAATGCGGGCTTCTTTGAATTAAATTCGATGATATTAGCTATGGGCCTTTTCTATGGCGGTCTGGCACAAGTTGTTGCTGGCATTATCGAAGCTAAAAAGAACAATACCTTCGGCTTAACTGCATTTACTTCTTATGGGTTCTTTTGGCTATCACTGGTTGGCCTCATTGTAATGCCTAAATTAGGCTGGATAGATAAAACTTCCGGGCCTGCGTTTTCCGCCTATCTTGCCATATGGGGCCTATTTACCTTTCTTCTGTTTTTCGGCACATTAAAACTAAACCGGGCGTTGCAATTTGTATTTGCAACTTTAACCATATTGTTTATCCTGCTGGCTATTGATAAAGCTACTGGTAATGAAAGCATTAATCATTTAGCGGGTTATGTTGGTATAGTTTGCGGTGCATCAGCCATTTATACCGGCATTGCTAACGTATTGAACGAAATTTACGGCCGGGTTGTATTGCCTATCGGCCCGGTTGCGTAA
- the gpmA gene encoding 2,3-diphosphoglycerate-dependent phosphoglycerate mutase, translating to MQKVVLIRHGESLWNHENRFTGWTDVDLSEDGCLQAHKAGQVLKKYDYNFDAGFTSVLKRSIKTMHYILEELDHLWIPVTKSWRLNERFYGALQGLNKDETIAKYGEEQVQKWRRDPNEHPPAVTKEDQRYPGHDLRYKDLTDREIPLTENLSETMDRVLPFWNEIIVPIIRQNQKVIICAHGNSLRALIKYMDNLSDEDVTKLEIPTAVPWVYELDKGLNTIKHYYLE from the coding sequence ATGCAAAAAGTTGTTTTAATACGCCATGGCGAAAGCTTATGGAACCACGAAAACCGTTTTACAGGCTGGACAGATGTTGATTTGAGCGAAGATGGCTGCCTGCAAGCCCACAAAGCCGGGCAGGTGCTGAAAAAATATGATTATAATTTTGATGCTGGTTTTACCTCGGTGCTGAAACGGTCTATCAAAACCATGCATTATATATTGGAAGAATTGGATCATTTATGGATACCGGTAACCAAATCGTGGCGTTTAAATGAACGCTTTTACGGGGCTTTGCAAGGGTTGAACAAGGATGAAACCATAGCTAAATATGGCGAAGAGCAAGTGCAAAAATGGCGCCGCGACCCTAACGAACACCCGCCGGCAGTGACTAAAGAAGATCAGCGTTATCCTGGTCATGATTTAAGGTATAAAGACTTAACCGACAGGGAAATACCACTAACCGAAAACCTAAGCGAAACCATGGATAGGGTGTTACCCTTCTGGAACGAGATCATTGTACCGATTATCAGGCAAAACCAAAAGGTAATTATTTGCGCGCATGGCAATAGTTTGCGGGCATTAATTAAATACATGGATAACCTATCTGATGAAGATGTAACCAAATTAGAAATACCTACCGCTGTCCCCTGGGTTTATGAACTGGACAAGGGCTTAAACACTATTAAGCATTATTACCTGGAATAA
- a CDS encoding LytR/AlgR family response regulator transcription factor — protein MAPLKCIVIDDEPLALELMCKYIGNFSQLQLVRCFEDAISGAEFLAKNPIDVLFVDINMPDISGIDLVRSLAEKPMVIFTTAYKNFAFEGFELEALDYLLKPIDITRFGKAVEKAVEFQQYKTAQGNASQQESLYVYSEYRMVKINLNEIEYIESMEDYIKIHTSASPKPILTLMPLKKVLEKLPVNQFQRVHRSFVVATGKIKSIQNRKIQLANAELPISDSYSNFAKEWVKKY, from the coding sequence ATGGCACCTTTAAAATGTATAGTTATTGACGACGAACCACTGGCCCTTGAGCTGATGTGTAAATACATTGGCAATTTCTCGCAATTGCAATTAGTGCGATGCTTTGAAGATGCGATATCAGGTGCTGAATTTTTGGCCAAAAACCCCATAGATGTACTTTTTGTAGATATAAATATGCCCGACATATCGGGTATAGACCTGGTACGGTCATTAGCCGAGAAACCTATGGTAATATTTACCACAGCTTACAAAAATTTTGCTTTTGAAGGTTTTGAATTAGAGGCTTTAGATTATTTATTGAAGCCTATTGATATTACGCGGTTTGGTAAAGCCGTTGAAAAAGCTGTTGAATTTCAGCAATATAAAACGGCGCAGGGAAACGCAAGTCAGCAAGAAAGTTTATATGTATATTCGGAATACCGCATGGTTAAAATAAACCTGAACGAGATAGAATATATAGAAAGCATGGAGGATTACATTAAGATCCATACCTCCGCGTCGCCTAAACCCATACTTACCCTTATGCCGCTGAAAAAGGTTTTGGAAAAGTTACCGGTCAATCAATTTCAGCGGGTGCACCGTAGTTTTGTGGTGGCCACCGGTAAGATCAAATCCATCCAAAACCGAAAAATACAATTGGCAAACGCCGAACTACCCATTAGCGACAGTTACAGCAATTTTGCGAAAGAATGGGTAAAAAAATATTAA
- a CDS encoding sensor histidine kinase — MLRFKATYVIHAAGWLLFLIFPLLFLNDGLKGNSTWVLFASSYYWLFCLTYMVMFYFNLGYLIPKLLLRKKYVIYSLIIIFLLGCVYFLQPFDKLLAHNPRVQAQLAAQQAATAHQHYLDSVKESHRYFGPLPHQDLRMQDPTVKPATGISPLLAHSRNIDTISLVIFALMMALSIAIGTVQQWQSTEQRVVKAEAEKANAELSFLKAQINPHFLFNTLNNIYTLSISDSEHTSDSIMKLSNIMRYVTDEVSEDFVLLQDEINCVNDYIYLQRLRLGKKTKVSFKITGTITTQRIAPLILIPFVENMFKYGISKQEESALNIELVAEAQTITFYCSNRVFNNQSKNPERAGVGIANTKQRLQYIYPKKHLLNIEEKNNIFKVKLTLHT, encoded by the coding sequence ATGCTGCGCTTTAAAGCTACTTACGTTATCCATGCGGCCGGCTGGCTGCTATTCCTGATATTTCCCCTACTATTCCTGAATGACGGGTTGAAAGGTAACAGCACGTGGGTATTGTTCGCTTCATCATATTACTGGCTGTTTTGCCTTACCTATATGGTGATGTTCTATTTTAACCTGGGGTACCTGATCCCTAAATTATTGCTGCGCAAAAAGTATGTCATCTACAGTCTGATTATTATTTTCCTGTTGGGATGTGTTTACTTCCTGCAGCCATTTGATAAGTTATTAGCGCATAATCCACGTGTACAGGCGCAATTGGCTGCACAACAGGCAGCGACAGCACATCAGCATTATTTAGATAGCGTAAAAGAAAGCCATCGCTACTTTGGCCCTCTTCCCCACCAGGACCTGCGTATGCAAGACCCAACAGTAAAACCGGCAACAGGTATTAGTCCGTTGCTGGCACACTCGCGTAATATTGATACCATAAGTTTGGTGATCTTTGCCTTGATGATGGCATTGAGTATAGCCATAGGTACTGTGCAACAATGGCAAAGTACCGAGCAGCGCGTAGTGAAAGCCGAGGCTGAAAAAGCCAATGCCGAACTCTCCTTCCTGAAGGCGCAGATAAACCCGCATTTCCTGTTCAATACGCTGAACAATATTTACACGCTATCCATCAGCGATAGTGAACACACATCAGATAGTATAATGAAGCTATCTAACATTATGCGCTACGTTACCGATGAGGTTAGCGAGGATTTTGTGCTGCTACAGGATGAGATCAATTGTGTAAATGATTATATTTACCTGCAACGCTTGCGCCTGGGTAAAAAAACCAAGGTAAGTTTCAAAATAACAGGTACCATTACTACGCAACGCATTGCCCCATTGATATTGATACCGTTTGTAGAGAATATGTTTAAATACGGTATAAGCAAGCAGGAAGAGAGCGCCTTAAATATTGAATTGGTAGCCGAGGCTCAAACTATTACCTTTTATTGCTCGAACAGAGTTTTTAATAATCAGTCTAAAAACCCTGAGCGTGCGGGCGTAGGAATTGCCAATACCAAACAAAGGTTGCAATATATTTATCCCAAAAAGCATTTGTTGAATATTGAGGAAAAGAACAATATATTTAAAGTGAAGTTAACTTTACATACCTGA